The following proteins are encoded in a genomic region of Bosea beijingensis:
- a CDS encoding cytochrome b — protein MHWIVPLLCIIQVPTAWAIQRTHLAHGFLKPAPIDLFLHQVHAWSGWLILLMALLQLAIRLVRGKPLPPDGTSRLEARVASATHIALYGLLIALPVTGTIAMYLTFRVAPLHRYLSWLLLALVLIHIVAALWHHLYRRDDVLRRMIKG, from the coding sequence ATGCATTGGATCGTGCCGCTCCTTTGCATCATCCAGGTGCCGACGGCCTGGGCGATCCAGCGCACGCACCTGGCGCACGGCTTCCTCAAGCCTGCTCCCATCGACTTGTTCCTGCATCAGGTTCACGCCTGGAGCGGATGGCTGATCCTGCTGATGGCGCTGCTACAGCTTGCGATCCGGCTCGTCCGCGGCAAGCCCCTTCCTCCCGATGGCACCTCGCGATTGGAAGCTCGGGTAGCTTCAGCCACACACATAGCGCTGTACGGCCTCTTGATCGCGCTGCCGGTGACCGGAACGATCGCGATGTATCTCACCTTCCGGGTCGCGCCTCTCCATAGATACCTGAGCTGGTTGCTCCTGGCATTGGTCCTCATCCACATCGTCGCTGCGCTCTGGCATCACCTCTATCGCCGCGACGACGTCTTGCGCAGGATGATCAAGGGCTGA
- a CDS encoding MgtC/SapB family protein: MDSLIPQLGLALAIGLLVGLERGWRERDTPDGGRTAGIRTFGISGLLGGVAAALSLSLNTPAVLIATFLAFTAVFAWYQARESMHDESFSVTGVIAALGVFALGALAVTGDQRVAAAGGAALAAVLASRDLLHGLLRRISWIELRSALVLAVMTAIVLPLLPARTIDPWGGFNPRQVWLFTVLTAAISYLGYIAVRALGTARGVLVGGLAGAIVSSTAVTVALARTAAAGGSPWPLAGAAALAAGVSVLRVAGIVTIVAPSLLGVSGTAMLAAIVGFGASGALFLSRGRVDGDGTEPPRNPFELGPLLAFAVLFGVVSTISAVLSIGSSRGMIATSAISGLFDVDVAVLSALRLLGQSASPEAVGHAVLLALASNAVGRISVAIATGPVRFWLPYIGATIVAAALGYAAFVTLPHFEWAGLLGTPNP; the protein is encoded by the coding sequence ATGGACTCGTTGATCCCGCAGCTCGGCCTTGCTCTGGCCATCGGCTTGCTCGTCGGACTGGAGCGTGGGTGGCGAGAACGCGACACGCCCGATGGCGGCCGGACGGCGGGTATACGCACCTTTGGGATCTCTGGACTGCTGGGCGGCGTCGCCGCGGCCCTCAGCCTCAGCCTGAACACGCCCGCGGTCCTCATCGCCACGTTCCTGGCCTTCACCGCCGTCTTTGCGTGGTACCAGGCGCGCGAATCCATGCACGACGAGAGCTTCAGCGTGACCGGTGTCATCGCCGCTCTCGGCGTGTTCGCGCTCGGCGCCCTCGCGGTCACGGGCGATCAACGCGTCGCGGCGGCGGGCGGAGCCGCGCTCGCGGCCGTTCTTGCCAGTCGCGATCTCCTGCACGGGCTGCTCAGGAGGATTTCCTGGATCGAACTGCGCTCGGCACTCGTGCTCGCCGTGATGACCGCGATCGTCCTGCCCCTCCTGCCTGCGCGTACGATCGATCCATGGGGAGGCTTCAACCCCCGGCAAGTGTGGCTGTTCACGGTGCTGACGGCCGCGATTTCCTATCTCGGCTATATCGCCGTCCGGGCCCTCGGTACCGCTCGCGGCGTCCTGGTAGGCGGCCTGGCAGGCGCGATCGTCTCCTCGACCGCCGTCACCGTCGCGCTGGCGCGAACGGCGGCAGCGGGAGGAAGTCCCTGGCCGCTCGCCGGAGCGGCTGCGCTCGCCGCGGGCGTTTCCGTGCTGCGCGTGGCGGGGATCGTGACCATCGTCGCGCCATCGCTGCTCGGCGTTTCCGGCACCGCGATGCTTGCCGCGATTGTCGGCTTCGGGGCATCCGGCGCCCTCTTTCTGTCGCGGGGACGGGTGGACGGAGACGGTACGGAACCGCCCCGAAATCCCTTCGAGCTCGGACCGCTCCTGGCCTTCGCCGTGCTCTTCGGCGTCGTCTCGACGATCAGCGCCGTGCTGTCGATCGGAAGCAGCCGCGGAATGATCGCGACCTCCGCGATCTCGGGGCTTTTCGACGTGGACGTCGCCGTGCTCAGCGCCTTGCGGCTTCTCGGGCAGTCGGCATCGCCCGAGGCCGTCGGCCACGCTGTCCTGCTGGCGCTCGCGAGCAATGCTGTCGGGCGCATCTCGGTCGCGATCGCAACCGGACCTGTCCGCTTCTGGTTGCCATACATCGGCGCCACGATCGTCGCGGCTGCGTTGGGTTACGCGGCATTCGTCACCTTGCCGCATTTCGAGTGGGCGGGCCTCCTGGGCACTCCGAATCCTTGA